One genomic region from Candidatus Cloacimonas sp. encodes:
- the zapB gene encoding cell division protein ZapB, translated as MESNVINLQDKIQKLIDQYTLATRKVDELEEKNRQLAEENSQLIAQIQTSGKATGEQEKKYKTLQDEYNTLENRYKELQKILAGLESVAEGAIKKIDGLFTVDEKEN; from the coding sequence ATGGAAAGTAATGTAATTAACCTACAGGACAAGATACAAAAACTGATAGACCAATATACTCTGGCTACCCGAAAAGTAGATGAACTGGAAGAAAAAAATCGTCAGCTGGCAGAAGAAAATTCGCAACTGATTGCTCAAATTCAAACCAGCGGCAAAGCAACCGGAGAACAGGAAAAAAAGTATAAGACATTGCAGGATGAATATAATACCTTGGAAAACAGGTATAAAGAACTGCAAAAAATCCTTGCCGGCTTGGAAAGCGTTGCCGAAGGAGCAATCAAGAAGATAGACGGACTGTTTACCGTTGACGAAAAAGAGAATTAA
- the rplT gene encoding 50S ribosomal protein L20, translating to MPRITNNVAAHRRRKDYMLKARGYYGSRSKTYRAARQTVERAMAFSFAHRKQKKRLFRSLWITRINAACRLNDMSYSQFINGLHKANIQINRKTLAHLAWHDAPAFAKLVEIAKG from the coding sequence ATGCCAAGAATAACTAATAATGTTGCAGCTCACCGGAGAAGAAAAGATTATATGCTGAAAGCCCGTGGCTACTACGGAAGTAGAAGCAAAACTTATCGGGCAGCCAGACAAACAGTTGAACGTGCTATGGCTTTCTCTTTTGCCCATCGCAAACAGAAAAAACGCCTGTTTAGAAGCTTGTGGATAACAAGAATCAATGCTGCTTGCAGATTGAATGATATGAGTTATAGCCAATTTATTAATGGATTGCATAAAGCAAATATTCAAATTAACCGGAAAACTTTGGCACATCTTGCCTGGCACGATGCTCCGGCATTTGCAAAACTGGTAGAAATAGCCAAAGGTTAA
- a CDS encoding cell division protein ZapA, translated as MESVEVEIFGRRFRLRSDDPERTKRVADEINNQIDALSKHYDNLDFTKLLLLICMQQQEEVLTLGDKNRALNSELERLNQMFTKITL; from the coding sequence ATGGAATCGGTGGAAGTGGAAATATTTGGACGCAGATTTCGTTTGCGTAGCGATGATCCTGAGCGCACAAAACGAGTTGCAGATGAAATTAACAACCAGATAGATGCACTATCCAAACACTATGATAATTTGGATTTTACCAAGCTGTTGTTGTTAATTTGTATGCAGCAACAGGAAGAGGTTTTAACTTTAGGCGATAAGAACCGGGCTTTAAATTCGGAACTGGAACGCCTGAATCAGATGTTTACAAAAATAACGCTATAA
- a CDS encoding ABC-F family ATP-binding cassette domain-containing protein → MSIIQVINAGVEFAGNYVLKGINCTLEHNSRIGLIGSNGSGKTTLIKLMLGIISPSEGKVLQAKKCRIAYLPQNPVLEKDILMGDYVKNARPDLLKLHKQIDELTLLLQSKHTETIENELKVVLDKFQASGGDEFANSMKYVITSLGFSENDYAKPLCSFSGGEQTRLCLASILLMPYDLLILDEPTNHLDIAMISWLERYLNSSIAPFLLVSHDRTFLDNTITTVYQLENTQLSITKGNYSSFAEARAIELKTQERQFARQQKFINETEDFISKNIAGQKTNMAKSRLKMLSKMEIIQKPQQEKKIKLNIQTAGRSGNDVYTLKDVTFGIPEGPLLAKNVNLQVHYRDKVCIIGPNGCGKTTLLKILLEEREIFSGSLKIGASLEIGYYDQHQILLDEDLTVMDTLWQIVPSETRGYVLSYLARFGFTGLEVEKKVGILSGGEKSRLLLCTLIHQNPNLLIMDEPTNHLDIAMSDSLLAALQSYQGTVIFVSHDRYFIRQLATKYWVFHNALENEAIYSTISEMETNLGDALNLAFTIPEVPKVKTVMRERKKKINPWYLEQIHKQIELEQAAIAENHNQIEKMNSELALPSTYSNAMRAKELRQKIDLLINQIENSKKNIAELETQYLELSYDS, encoded by the coding sequence TTGAGTATAATTCAGGTTATAAATGCCGGTGTGGAATTTGCCGGTAACTATGTTCTAAAAGGGATCAATTGCACTTTGGAACATAACAGCAGGATTGGACTTATTGGTTCCAACGGCAGTGGCAAAACAACTCTCATCAAATTGATGTTAGGCATAATTTCCCCAAGCGAAGGCAAGGTTTTGCAAGCCAAGAAATGCCGGATTGCGTATTTACCGCAAAATCCTGTGCTGGAAAAGGACATACTGATGGGTGATTATGTTAAAAATGCCCGTCCTGATCTGCTAAAATTACATAAGCAGATAGATGAACTAACCTTATTATTGCAAAGTAAACATACAGAAACAATTGAGAATGAGCTGAAAGTTGTCTTGGATAAGTTTCAGGCAAGCGGTGGAGATGAATTTGCCAACTCTATGAAATATGTAATTACTTCGCTTGGCTTTAGTGAAAATGATTATGCAAAACCCTTATGTTCTTTCAGCGGAGGAGAACAAACCCGCCTGTGCCTTGCCTCAATTTTGTTAATGCCTTATGATTTATTGATTTTAGATGAGCCCACAAATCATCTGGATATAGCAATGATTTCCTGGCTGGAAAGATATCTGAACTCCAGCATAGCACCTTTTTTGCTTGTTTCGCATGATCGCACTTTTCTGGATAATACCATTACTACTGTTTATCAGCTGGAAAATACGCAATTAAGCATTACCAAAGGCAATTATTCCTCTTTTGCTGAAGCCAGGGCAATAGAGCTGAAAACACAGGAAAGGCAATTTGCCAGGCAGCAAAAGTTCATCAATGAAACCGAGGATTTTATCAGTAAAAACATTGCCGGTCAGAAAACCAATATGGCTAAATCCCGTTTGAAAATGCTATCTAAAATGGAGATAATTCAAAAACCGCAGCAGGAAAAAAAAATAAAACTTAATATCCAGACAGCTGGACGCAGCGGAAATGATGTTTATACCCTTAAAGATGTTACTTTCGGTATTCCGGAAGGACCTCTTTTAGCCAAAAATGTAAATCTGCAAGTTCACTATCGGGACAAGGTTTGCATTATCGGACCAAATGGTTGCGGTAAAACAACTTTACTGAAAATTTTGCTGGAAGAACGGGAAATATTTTCCGGTTCACTTAAAATTGGAGCATCCTTAGAAATAGGATATTATGATCAACATCAGATTTTGCTGGATGAAGATTTAACCGTGATGGATACTTTATGGCAAATAGTTCCAAGTGAAACAAGGGGCTATGTATTAAGTTATTTAGCGCGCTTCGGTTTTACAGGTTTGGAAGTGGAAAAGAAGGTTGGCATCCTTAGCGGAGGTGAAAAATCGCGGTTGCTGCTTTGCACTTTAATTCATCAAAACCCAAACTTGCTCATTATGGATGAACCGACAAATCATCTGGATATTGCAATGAGTGATAGTTTGCTTGCTGCTTTGCAGAGTTATCAGGGAACCGTTATTTTTGTAAGTCACGATCGCTATTTTATCCGTCAGCTGGCTACAAAATACTGGGTGTTTCATAATGCCCTGGAAAATGAGGCAATTTACTCTACCATAAGTGAAATGGAAACAAACCTGGGAGACGCATTGAACTTGGCATTTACAATTCCCGAAGTGCCAAAAGTTAAAACAGTTATGCGAGAAAGGAAGAAGAAAATCAATCCTTGGTATCTGGAACAAATTCATAAACAGATTGAACTTGAGCAGGCAGCCATTGCTGAAAACCATAACCAAATTGAAAAAATGAACTCTGAACTGGCACTTCCTTCTACTTACAGCAATGCTATGCGGGCAAAAGAATTACGCCAGAAAATTGACTTGCTGATTAACCAAATTGAAAACAGCAAAAAAAACATTGCCGAACTGGAAACTCAATATTTGGAGCTGAGTTATGACTCCTAA
- the pheT gene encoding phenylalanine--tRNA ligase subunit beta gives MKIALSWLAKYIDLKETPKELEEILTFSGIEVEAVENISALPETVFSAKIISAEPVPETDHLKRCLVDIGNFPYSEKTESGYLQVICGAPNCKTGMMSIIALPGSVLPGITIGKAKIKGIESYGMLCSEKELGISDNHSGIIELSSETPIGITANELYELPDTIFELEITPNRPDLLGYIGIARDLSAKLNRPLIMPEIKIPAAKCKAETMSLKLVNQVPELCPRYIARLFNNVDLKDSPLWIKRALIKSGLHPINNLVDITNYVMLEYGHPLHCFDYAKLSPLAEEPEIPAIVIRRADKDEPITTLDGKSYFLEGDELVIADGIKPSAIAGIMGGNISAISEATKSIVLESAAFHPGSIRRTSYRHKITTDSSYRFERHLSANSAEDASKRATQLICELANAELCEVVYDSYPLPEQPIVLGIRPGRYTQVIGYELEEDKIKDYLTRLGLKFIQYGNWKPGKINSLAELYCHHTEEMKQGKTEFTELPNCEHTHYYEIPPYRVDLEREIDLIEEIARLDGYEKVPVKTLPQRIMDRHSYRIKKIALDYLVSRGFYETLNYSFTESDLLYKLGYQKADIELQLITLKNPQSSNQSAMRTSLIPQLLQNLAYNLNRGEKNIKLFELGKTYHRQGTLSCEPYFLAGILTGLDREEHWQDKAKAITPFWVKGLVEELLSFLQISNWTLQQTQKPFLSAAEGAAYFNEGKELAYYGKLTAPVAEAFSIDIIELKQSIWIFQLAMENIINAARGQKIQFQEIPRFPSVTRDISFLISEEVSYNEIEKAIAEIDKELICEITAFDEYRGKQIPNGMRSLTLRLKFRDKEKTLTDERVDYLIELVLNKLRETWQINMR, from the coding sequence ATGAAAATAGCTCTTTCCTGGCTGGCAAAATATATAGACCTGAAGGAAACGCCCAAAGAACTGGAAGAAATATTAACTTTTTCGGGTATAGAAGTTGAAGCGGTGGAAAATATTTCTGCTTTACCGGAAACGGTTTTCAGCGCTAAAATAATTAGTGCGGAACCCGTTCCCGAAACAGACCATTTAAAACGCTGTTTAGTGGATATTGGTAACTTTCCTTACTCCGAAAAAACTGAAAGTGGCTATCTGCAAGTGATTTGTGGAGCTCCAAATTGTAAAACCGGGATGATGAGCATCATTGCGTTACCGGGTTCTGTTTTACCCGGGATAACAATTGGCAAAGCGAAAATTAAGGGCATTGAATCCTACGGGATGCTTTGTTCTGAAAAAGAATTGGGAATTTCAGATAATCATAGCGGAATTATTGAACTAAGTTCAGAAACCCCCATTGGGATAACTGCCAATGAGCTTTATGAATTACCCGATACAATTTTTGAGCTGGAGATTACACCCAACCGTCCTGATCTTCTTGGGTATATAGGTATTGCGCGTGATCTTTCTGCAAAATTAAATCGTCCTTTAATAATGCCTGAAATTAAAATCCCTGCAGCAAAATGCAAAGCAGAAACAATGTCCCTGAAGCTGGTTAATCAGGTTCCGGAACTTTGTCCACGCTATATTGCCCGTTTATTTAATAATGTGGACTTGAAGGACTCTCCACTGTGGATAAAAAGGGCACTAATCAAATCCGGTCTTCATCCCATCAACAACCTGGTAGATATAACCAATTATGTAATGCTGGAATATGGCCATCCGTTACATTGTTTTGATTATGCTAAGCTTTCCCCTCTTGCCGAAGAACCCGAAATCCCAGCAATAGTTATTCGCAGAGCAGATAAAGACGAACCTATAACTACTTTAGACGGCAAAAGCTATTTTCTGGAAGGGGATGAACTGGTTATCGCTGATGGTATTAAACCCTCTGCCATAGCAGGAATTATGGGGGGTAATATCTCTGCCATTAGCGAAGCCACGAAAAGTATAGTTTTGGAAAGTGCTGCTTTCCATCCCGGCTCCATTCGCAGGACTTCTTATAGACATAAAATCACTACAGATTCATCCTACCGTTTTGAAAGGCATTTAAGTGCAAATTCTGCAGAGGATGCTTCAAAAAGAGCTACTCAGCTGATTTGTGAATTGGCAAATGCAGAACTCTGTGAAGTTGTGTATGACAGCTATCCATTACCTGAGCAACCTATAGTTTTAGGCATCCGTCCCGGGCGTTATACTCAAGTGATTGGCTATGAACTGGAAGAGGATAAGATTAAAGATTATCTTACTCGTCTGGGGCTGAAATTTATCCAATACGGGAATTGGAAACCGGGAAAAATTAACTCTCTTGCGGAACTATACTGTCATCACACCGAAGAGATGAAACAAGGGAAAACCGAATTTACCGAACTTCCGAATTGCGAGCATACTCACTATTATGAAATACCTCCATATAGGGTAGATTTGGAACGCGAGATAGATTTGATTGAAGAAATAGCGCGTTTGGACGGCTACGAAAAAGTTCCGGTAAAAACCCTTCCCCAAAGAATTATGGACCGCCATTCTTATCGGATAAAAAAAATTGCCTTGGATTATCTGGTTAGTCGTGGCTTTTACGAAACACTGAATTATAGTTTTACTGAGTCGGATTTGCTCTATAAACTTGGCTATCAAAAAGCGGATATTGAACTTCAGCTGATAACTTTAAAAAACCCGCAAAGCAGCAATCAAAGCGCAATGCGAACTTCGCTGATTCCTCAGCTGTTACAGAATTTGGCTTATAATTTGAACCGCGGGGAAAAGAATATTAAGCTCTTTGAATTGGGCAAAACCTATCACAGACAGGGAACTCTATCCTGCGAGCCCTACTTTTTAGCAGGAATTTTAACCGGACTGGATAGAGAAGAACATTGGCAGGATAAAGCCAAAGCAATCACCCCCTTTTGGGTGAAAGGACTTGTGGAAGAACTGCTTTCTTTTTTACAAATATCCAATTGGACTTTACAGCAAACGCAAAAGCCGTTTCTTTCCGCAGCGGAAGGAGCAGCTTATTTCAATGAAGGTAAAGAACTGGCTTATTACGGAAAACTTACAGCTCCCGTGGCTGAGGCATTTAGCATTGATATTATAGAATTGAAACAAAGTATCTGGATTTTCCAGTTGGCAATGGAAAATATCATCAATGCTGCCCGCGGGCAGAAAATACAATTTCAGGAAATTCCCCGTTTCCCTTCAGTAACCAGAGATATATCTTTTCTTATTTCTGAAGAGGTCTCCTATAACGAAATAGAAAAGGCAATTGCGGAAATAGATAAAGAACTGATCTGTGAAATAACCGCTTTTGATGAATACCGGGGGAAACAAATTCCGAACGGGATGCGAAGCTTAACTTTACGCCTGAAATTTAGAGACAAAGAAAAAACATTGACAGATGAGCGAGTAGATTATCTTATTGAATTAGTGCTTAACAAGCTTAGGGAAACCTGGCAGATAAATATGAGGTAA
- the rpmI gene encoding 50S ribosomal protein L35 produces the protein MPKLKTNRSAAKRFKVTGSGKIVRHHAKSAHIKTKKSPKLKRNLRSSEIVKKSDEKRIYRMLGL, from the coding sequence ATGCCTAAGCTCAAAACAAACCGTTCGGCAGCTAAAAGATTTAAGGTTACCGGCTCGGGAAAAATTGTGCGTCACCATGCCAAAAGTGCGCATATAAAAACAAAAAAATCGCCTAAACTGAAACGCAATCTGCGCAGTAGTGAAATCGTTAAAAAATCCGATGAAAAAAGAATCTACAGAATGTTGGGCTTATAA
- the rny gene encoding ribonuclease Y encodes MTINPIIALIIGVAAGFALALIIYLIKRNTTFKLISQSTKIAEDLERNAKIEAESAKKAALLEAQEEWIKQKRLLDEEVKERQKELRLQEKKYNERLSSLDKRLDSLDKKETTLAEQEKKLRSKEEELLNKKTEYEAILTAQKNKLAEIAGLSREEAIARLREELIAQARQVAANDARLTLEQIKLDAGRKAAEILSTAIQRMAVDHVSESTVSVVSLPSDEMKGRIIGREGRNIRTFEKASGVDLIIDDTPEAVVLSCFDPVRREIARLALEKLIADGRIHPGRIEEVVAKTTKEMDENLIKIGEKAVLDTNIHNISPNLIKVLGRLHYRTSYGQNVLEHSIESAWICGILAAELGLDQEIAQRAGLLHDIGKAVDHEFDGSHAIIGANLARKNGEGKIIVNAIEAHHEEVEANSVYAALTQASDAISGARPGARREMLETYMQRLNKLEEIANSVDGVNKSYAIQAGRELRIIVEPQLIDENQTALLATEIASTIEKQVQYPGQIKVTVIRETRQIAMAK; translated from the coding sequence ATGACGATAAATCCTATAATAGCACTCATCATAGGAGTGGCAGCCGGCTTTGCCCTGGCGCTTATTATTTATTTGATTAAGCGGAATACTACTTTTAAACTCATTTCGCAATCAACCAAAATTGCTGAGGATTTGGAAAGAAATGCCAAAATTGAAGCAGAAAGCGCTAAAAAAGCAGCTCTGCTGGAAGCTCAGGAAGAATGGATTAAACAGAAACGCCTTTTGGACGAAGAAGTAAAAGAACGCCAAAAGGAACTTCGCTTACAAGAGAAAAAATATAACGAACGCCTAAGCAGTTTGGATAAACGCCTGGATTCTTTGGATAAAAAAGAAACTACTCTGGCAGAACAGGAAAAGAAATTAAGGAGCAAAGAAGAAGAACTGCTTAATAAAAAAACCGAATATGAAGCTATCCTGACCGCTCAAAAAAATAAATTGGCAGAAATAGCTGGACTTAGCCGCGAAGAGGCAATTGCCCGTTTGCGGGAAGAATTAATCGCTCAGGCAAGACAAGTGGCAGCTAATGATGCCCGGCTTACTCTTGAACAGATAAAACTTGATGCCGGTAGAAAGGCAGCGGAAATTCTTTCTACTGCTATTCAGCGGATGGCTGTTGACCATGTATCAGAATCAACTGTTTCCGTTGTTTCGCTGCCGTCCGATGAAATGAAAGGTCGGATTATTGGACGCGAAGGACGCAATATTCGCACTTTTGAAAAGGCCTCAGGGGTAGATTTAATTATTGACGATACACCTGAAGCGGTTGTGCTTAGTTGTTTTGATCCCGTGCGGCGAGAAATAGCCAGATTGGCTTTGGAAAAATTGATTGCTGATGGTAGAATTCATCCCGGACGCATTGAAGAAGTGGTTGCCAAAACAACTAAAGAGATGGATGAAAATCTAATTAAGATTGGGGAGAAAGCTGTTCTGGATACTAATATCCACAATATCTCTCCGAATCTGATAAAAGTTCTGGGACGCTTGCATTACCGAACCAGTTACGGACAAAATGTATTAGAGCACTCCATAGAATCTGCCTGGATTTGTGGAATTTTAGCAGCAGAATTGGGATTGGATCAAGAAATAGCTCAACGCGCCGGTTTACTACATGATATAGGAAAAGCAGTGGATCATGAATTTGATGGTTCTCATGCTATTATTGGCGCTAATTTAGCCCGCAAAAACGGAGAAGGGAAAATAATCGTTAATGCTATTGAAGCGCACCACGAAGAAGTGGAAGCAAATTCTGTTTATGCTGCTTTAACTCAGGCATCCGATGCCATTTCCGGAGCCCGACCCGGCGCCAGAAGAGAAATGCTGGAAACCTATATGCAGCGGTTAAACAAGCTGGAAGAAATTGCCAATAGCGTTGATGGCGTTAATAAATCGTATGCCATTCAGGCAGGAAGGGAATTACGGATTATTGTAGAACCACAGCTAATAGACGAAAACCAAACTGCTCTGCTGGCAACGGAAATTGCCTCTACGATAGAAAAACAGGTTCAATATCCGGGGCAGATAAAAGTTACCGTGATTAGAGAAACACGCCAGATTGCTATGGCAAAATAA
- a CDS encoding 2-hydroxyacyl-CoA dehydratase family protein — protein sequence MTPKRIAFTSSFPVEVIFAAGHIPVDLNNVFITNDSSKNVQDAELKGFPRTLCSWIKGNYTAALSTNPDLIIGIVEGDCSNSNSLLDMFTEEHLPVYRFSFPANKNYEDLNKEITRLEDYFGVSRKETLKAKKRLDEIRRKLIILDEWTWNERLVSGLENHFWLVNSSDFMGNPDRYENELDAFLTKAKKRDPLPAKLRLAYLGVPPIYKNIYETIIELGGDVLFNEVQRQFSMPYLLPDIVSQYLAYTYPYSVFDRLQDIKRELEKRQIEAVISYTQSFCHLQLDNMLLRKHIDLPFLTLEGDQPDDIDARTLLRLESFFEVHSK from the coding sequence ATGACTCCTAAACGCATCGCTTTCACTTCTTCCTTTCCGGTGGAAGTTATTTTTGCAGCAGGGCATATTCCTGTGGATCTGAATAATGTTTTTATCACCAATGATTCTTCCAAAAATGTGCAAGATGCTGAACTGAAAGGTTTTCCCCGAACTCTTTGCAGCTGGATTAAAGGAAACTATACAGCTGCCCTTTCCACTAATCCGGATTTAATTATCGGCATTGTGGAAGGGGATTGTTCCAACAGCAATTCGCTTTTGGATATGTTTACGGAGGAACATCTTCCGGTTTACCGTTTTTCCTTCCCGGCAAATAAAAATTATGAAGACCTGAATAAAGAAATTACCCGTCTGGAAGATTATTTTGGTGTTTCCCGGAAAGAGACATTAAAGGCAAAAAAACGCCTGGATGAAATTCGCCGGAAGCTTATCATTTTGGATGAATGGACCTGGAATGAACGCCTCGTCAGCGGACTGGAAAATCACTTCTGGCTGGTCAATTCTTCCGATTTTATGGGCAATCCGGATCGCTACGAAAACGAATTGGACGCCTTTTTAACGAAAGCTAAAAAACGAGACCCTTTGCCTGCAAAATTGCGTTTGGCTTATTTAGGTGTGCCCCCCATTTATAAAAACATCTACGAAACCATTATAGAATTGGGTGGAGATGTCCTTTTCAACGAAGTGCAACGCCAATTTTCTATGCCTTATCTGCTTCCGGATATTGTTTCTCAATATCTGGCTTATACTTATCCTTACAGCGTTTTTGACCGTTTGCAGGATATTAAACGGGAACTGGAAAAACGCCAAATTGAAGCAGTTATCAGCTATACCCAAAGCTTTTGCCATCTTCAGCTGGATAACATGCTCTTACGAAAACATATAGACCTGCCTTTTTTAACCCTGGAAGGAGATCAACCGGACGATATAGATGCCCGAACTTTGCTGCGTCTGGAAAGCTTTTTTGAAGTTCACAGTAAATAA
- the pheS gene encoding phenylalanine--tRNA ligase subunit alpha, translating into MPQDEGKVEEELRKLIEEAEKDILACSSPNDLLNVKAKYLGKKSFLSSLYARMRDLPAEERPAFGNLINETRNCVEELLERQNRAIKEDVWKKRETTAAIDLTMPGIFSSRGGLHPLTIVRREIDEVFLGLGFEIAEGPDIDDDFHNFDALNTPLDHPSRNLADTFYLEGGGLLRTHTSTVQVRVMEKYPPPIKIISPGRCYRNDKPDPSHSPVFHQVEALVVDKGISLADMKDMLSQFAAIMFGRNVSSRIRPHFFPFTEPSAEMDISCVVCGGTGCRVCKYSGWLEMGGAGMVDPNVFDILGIDSEVYTGYAFGLGIERIAMLKYNIPDLRILYENDLKMLRQFKGELR; encoded by the coding sequence ATGCCGCAAGATGAGGGAAAGGTGGAAGAGGAATTACGAAAACTCATAGAAGAAGCTGAAAAAGATATTTTGGCTTGTTCCAGCCCCAATGACCTGTTAAATGTAAAAGCCAAATATTTGGGCAAAAAAAGTTTTCTGAGCTCTCTATATGCTCGGATGAGAGATTTGCCCGCTGAAGAACGTCCCGCTTTCGGTAATTTGATAAATGAAACCCGGAATTGCGTAGAAGAACTTCTGGAACGGCAAAATAGAGCTATTAAAGAAGATGTTTGGAAGAAAAGGGAAACCACAGCAGCCATTGATCTTACGATGCCCGGGATTTTCAGTTCCCGGGGTGGATTACATCCTTTAACGATTGTCCGGCGTGAAATTGACGAGGTCTTTCTGGGCTTGGGTTTTGAAATTGCCGAGGGACCTGATATTGATGATGATTTTCACAATTTTGATGCCCTGAATACTCCCTTAGACCATCCCTCGCGTAATCTTGCCGATACTTTCTATCTGGAAGGAGGGGGACTTTTAAGAACTCATACTTCCACTGTTCAGGTGCGGGTTATGGAAAAATACCCGCCACCGATAAAGATAATTTCCCCCGGACGCTGCTATAGAAATGATAAACCCGATCCTTCTCATTCCCCGGTGTTTCATCAGGTGGAAGCATTAGTTGTGGATAAAGGGATTTCTTTGGCAGATATGAAAGATATGCTGTCTCAATTTGCAGCCATTATGTTTGGCAGAAATGTTTCCAGCCGGATCAGACCTCACTTCTTTCCTTTTACAGAACCCAGTGCGGAAATGGATATTTCCTGTGTTGTTTGCGGGGGAACAGGTTGCCGTGTTTGTAAATATTCCGGATGGTTGGAAATGGGTGGAGCGGGAATGGTTGATCCTAATGTTTTTGATATTTTGGGGATTGATTCTGAAGTTTATACCGGTTATGCTTTTGGATTAGGAATTGAAAGGATAGCTATGTTGAAATACAATATTCCGGATCTGCGTATTTTATATGAGAACGATTTAAAAATGCTGCGTCAGTTCAAAGGAGAACTAAGATGA
- the infC gene encoding translation initiation factor IF-3, with protein MPKERINNQITAEKVRLIGPDGKQIGVVSLKEALRKAESMDLDLVEISPSAVPPVCRILDFSKYYFEKEKKAREARKRQHEVEVKEIKFGPNTEEHDYNFKKNNAIKFLKQHNKVKFTIRFRGRQLAHKELGYKVLDKLKEDLNHLVDIDGEPVADRNLLSMVVSPKKDIDRILASDTKIEETVLPTDEKPEPNSL; from the coding sequence GTGCCCAAGGAGCGAATCAATAATCAGATTACAGCTGAAAAAGTTCGTTTGATAGGTCCTGATGGAAAGCAGATAGGGGTTGTTTCCCTAAAAGAAGCGCTGCGTAAAGCAGAAAGTATGGATTTGGATTTGGTGGAAATTTCACCCAGTGCTGTTCCACCCGTTTGTCGTATTTTAGATTTCAGCAAGTATTATTTTGAGAAGGAAAAAAAGGCAAGAGAAGCAAGAAAAAGACAGCATGAAGTGGAAGTGAAAGAAATCAAGTTTGGTCCGAACACTGAAGAACACGATTATAACTTCAAGAAAAACAATGCCATAAAATTCCTTAAGCAACATAACAAAGTTAAATTTACTATTCGTTTCCGAGGCAGACAGCTGGCTCATAAGGAACTTGGATATAAGGTTTTGGATAAGCTTAAAGAAGACCTTAATCATCTGGTAGATATTGATGGCGAACCGGTTGCGGATAGAAATCTGCTTTCTATGGTAGTTTCCCCTAAAAAGGATATTGACCGTATTTTAGCCAGCGATACCAAAATTGAGGAAACGGTTCTTCCAACGGACGAAAAGCCGGAACCGAATTCTTTATAG
- a CDS encoding TIGR00282 family metallophosphoesterase encodes MKVLFFGDVYGKAGRQTVQTAIQELKARFQPDFILANGENLADGRGITEKTLAQLFNAGVDAVTGGNHLWDRAEALEYIHRENKIIKPLNYPEETPGNPYLVLTKENLHLGIICLCGQLLMPPCNNPFTTLNEFIQSHFAKDIDQASLFSLPHPVILDFHTETTSEKRAMGWFADGKLSAVIGTHTHIQTADEEILPLGTAYITDVGMTGSHNSVIGVKKEIAVEKFCTCVPKRFESSDSGLQINAVLLELNSETGLAESITRIKSNIE; translated from the coding sequence ATGAAAGTTCTATTCTTTGGTGATGTTTACGGCAAAGCGGGAAGGCAAACAGTCCAGACAGCTATACAGGAATTAAAAGCCAGATTTCAACCCGATTTTATTTTAGCTAACGGGGAAAACCTTGCCGACGGAAGAGGCATAACCGAAAAGACACTGGCTCAACTTTTTAATGCGGGAGTGGATGCCGTTACAGGAGGAAACCATCTATGGGATAGAGCTGAAGCCCTGGAATATATTCATCGGGAAAATAAAATTATTAAACCCCTGAATTATCCTGAAGAAACACCTGGAAATCCTTATCTGGTATTAACTAAAGAAAACCTGCACTTAGGAATTATCTGTCTTTGCGGGCAGCTATTAATGCCCCCCTGTAATAATCCTTTCACGACCCTGAATGAGTTTATCCAATCACATTTTGCCAAAGATATAGATCAGGCATCACTTTTCTCTTTACCTCATCCTGTAATTTTGGATTTCCATACCGAAACGACCAGCGAAAAACGAGCTATGGGTTGGTTTGCGGATGGTAAATTAAGTGCAGTAATAGGCACTCATACTCATATTCAGACAGCAGATGAAGAAATTTTACCTTTAGGAACTGCTTATATTACCGATGTAGGGATGACCGGTTCACATAATAGTGTAATTGGGGTAAAGAAAGAAATTGCGGTGGAAAAATTCTGCACTTGTGTTCCCAAGCGTTTTGAATCTTCCGATTCCGGTTTACAGATTAACGCTGTTTTGCTGGAACTTAATTCTGAAACTGGTTTGGCAGAATCTATCACCCGTATTAAAAGTAATATTGAGTAA